The uncultured Roseibium sp. genome contains a region encoding:
- a CDS encoding isoprenylcysteine carboxylmethyltransferase family protein, with amino-acid sequence MPLFTIGFIGIAAVLRFAALAVSLRNEKRLKENGAVEYGAATSTMLALVHIAYYLAAIAEGLWRAAPISAVTVTGIVLYALSMIALAWVLMTLGRFWTVKIIIAPDHELVTNRFFRLVRHPNYYLNIIPELIGFALALQAYGTLIVGLPVYLVVLRLRIRQEEEAMRGRFTAY; translated from the coding sequence ATGCCTCTTTTCACGATCGGCTTTATCGGCATTGCCGCTGTTCTGCGTTTTGCCGCCCTGGCGGTGTCTCTTCGCAACGAGAAACGGCTGAAGGAGAATGGTGCGGTGGAATATGGCGCGGCCACCTCCACGATGCTGGCGCTGGTTCATATCGCATATTATCTTGCCGCCATTGCCGAGGGACTATGGCGCGCCGCCCCGATTTCTGCGGTTACGGTGACCGGGATCGTTCTCTACGCGCTTTCCATGATCGCGCTTGCCTGGGTTCTGATGACGCTCGGCCGGTTCTGGACGGTCAAGATCATCATTGCCCCAGACCATGAATTGGTGACCAACCGCTTCTTCCGGCTGGTCCGGCACCCGAATTATTATCTGAACATCATCCCTGAACTGATCGGCTTTGCGCTGGCGTTACAGGCCTATGGCACGCTGATCGTGGGGCTGCCGGTCTACCTGGTTGTCCTTCGCCTGCGCATCCGTCAGGAGGAAGAAGCCATGCGGGGCCGGTTCACGGCGTATTGA
- a CDS encoding Stf0 family sulfotransferase, whose amino-acid sequence MSHYRSYIICTSPRSGSTLLCRMLADTGIAGKPASLFYRPSIEDWLTRMNITPAETATERDSLAAILRAAIDRGTAGTGLFGLRQQRPSFPFLCKKLAVLYPDEPTDRARLHRAFGPTLFIHLTRHDKIEQAVSYLKAEQSGLWHAAPDGSELERLAPHRDPSYDRDQIRACVETMTDYDNGWLSWFDQEGISPLRISYKNLSGDPLAILQTILERLGLDPAAADGISPSVKKLADETSREWVARFRAEEELGRAPLNTP is encoded by the coding sequence ATGTCGCACTACCGCTCCTATATCATCTGCACCTCTCCGCGCAGCGGCAGCACATTGTTGTGCCGTATGCTCGCGGATACCGGGATCGCAGGAAAGCCCGCCTCCCTGTTCTACCGTCCCTCGATTGAGGACTGGCTGACCAGGATGAACATCACGCCGGCAGAAACCGCCACGGAACGCGATAGCCTGGCAGCGATCCTCCGCGCAGCCATCGACCGGGGGACCGCCGGCACCGGCCTGTTCGGACTCCGTCAGCAAAGGCCAAGTTTTCCGTTTCTTTGCAAAAAGCTTGCGGTCCTCTACCCGGACGAACCGACCGATCGGGCGCGCCTTCACCGGGCCTTCGGGCCGACCCTTTTCATCCACCTGACCCGGCACGACAAGATCGAACAGGCCGTATCCTACCTGAAGGCCGAACAGTCCGGCTTGTGGCACGCCGCCCCCGACGGCTCGGAATTGGAACGCCTCGCCCCGCATCGCGACCCGTCCTACGACAGGGATCAGATCCGGGCTTGCGTCGAGACGATGACAGACTACGACAATGGCTGGCTGTCATGGTTCGATCAGGAGGGCATCTCGCCACTCCGTATTTCCTACAAGAACCTCTCCGGCGATCCCCTCGCAATCCTGCAAACCATCCTGGAGCGCCTGGGACTGGATCCGGCAGCGGCGGACGGCATTTCCCCTTCCGTCAAAAAGCTGGCCGATGAGACCAGCCGGGAGTGGGTCGCTCGGTTCCGGGCCGAGGAAGAGTTGGGCCGAGCCCCGCTCAATACGCCGTGA
- a CDS encoding TIGR00341 family protein yields MSYQYVHVIVPRDTVDDIIDFAERDGVTLAGISAAKGPVRTVSFLTTAKAQQPLLDDLQSALHKTEDWQIAIIPIDAVVTRKQDQKTEEEEITESREALLAEISKNACITPTSLTLVAISAVVAALGMIESNVAAIIGAMVIAPLLGPLLGSILGVSLGERDLIIRSTKASAAGIALAVAIGGLLGMVLPFDITSKELASRAAVGFDDIALALAAGAAAALSMTAGAASTLVGVMVAVALMPPAAAIGLFLGKTAWLMAGDAALLLAVNLAALHLSGQVVFLIRGIKPRTRYRQAKVKQAIRFSLAVSGLLLLALALVIGYQVIPGAFPLLH; encoded by the coding sequence ATGTCGTATCAATATGTCCATGTCATCGTTCCCAGGGACACGGTCGATGACATCATCGATTTCGCGGAACGCGACGGCGTTACCCTGGCAGGTATTTCGGCGGCGAAAGGGCCGGTGCGCACAGTGTCGTTTCTAACCACCGCCAAGGCTCAGCAGCCCCTTCTCGACGATCTGCAAAGCGCCCTTCACAAAACCGAAGACTGGCAGATCGCCATCATCCCGATCGACGCCGTCGTCACCAGGAAGCAGGATCAGAAAACCGAAGAAGAAGAGATCACCGAAAGTCGGGAAGCCCTGCTTGCCGAGATCTCCAAAAATGCCTGTATCACGCCAACCTCTTTGACACTGGTCGCGATCTCCGCGGTCGTTGCCGCTCTCGGCATGATCGAGAGCAACGTTGCCGCCATCATCGGAGCGATGGTCATTGCGCCGCTGCTCGGTCCGCTCCTCGGCTCCATTCTGGGGGTTTCGCTGGGGGAGCGCGACCTTATCATCCGGTCCACAAAGGCCAGTGCCGCCGGCATTGCCCTGGCGGTCGCCATCGGCGGCCTTCTTGGCATGGTTCTCCCGTTCGACATCACATCGAAAGAACTGGCCTCACGCGCCGCCGTCGGCTTCGACGACATTGCGCTCGCCCTTGCCGCGGGCGCGGCCGCTGCGCTGTCAATGACCGCCGGAGCAGCCTCAACCCTAGTCGGCGTCATGGTCGCCGTCGCCCTGATGCCGCCAGCGGCCGCGATTGGCCTGTTCCTTGGTAAAACGGCCTGGCTGATGGCCGGCGACGCAGCCCTGTTGCTGGCAGTCAACCTGGCCGCGCTGCATCTTTCCGGTCAGGTTGTCTTTCTTATCCGTGGCATCAAGCCCCGGACCCGTTATAGGCAAGCGAAAGTCAAGCAGGCCATCCGCTTTTCCCTGGCAGTGTCGGGGCTTCTCCTTCTCGCCCTGGCGCTGGTGATCGGGTACCAGGTTATTCCCGGCGCCTTCCCCCTGCTGCATTGA
- a CDS encoding LysR family transcriptional regulator, which translates to MDRLQSLEVFIAVAEEGGFAGAARRLGLSAPSATRGVNALEARLGTRLFTRTTRQVHLTDVGEAYLEEARHILGLLQSADDAAAGAATRPRGRLRITCPNEFGRIHVMPVVTAYLDTYPQVSVEIVMIDRIVNIVEEGFDIAVRIGPLQSSGLTAMRIGQVRRVVCATPAYLAENGIPQTPQDLHDHRVISAGQVGPLPDWRFGGDRPATVRIASRLAVSNIAAGIEVACQGWGLCRALSYQVAPHLEAGILRTVLEEYEPDPLPVHLVHVEGRRAAAKVRSFLDYAAPRLRALPVLA; encoded by the coding sequence TTGGACCGGCTCCAAAGCCTTGAAGTCTTCATCGCCGTTGCCGAGGAAGGCGGCTTCGCCGGCGCCGCCCGTCGGCTCGGCCTGAGCGCGCCCTCCGCCACACGAGGCGTCAATGCGCTTGAGGCGCGCCTGGGAACACGCCTGTTCACCCGCACCACCCGCCAGGTTCACCTGACCGACGTGGGCGAGGCCTATCTGGAGGAGGCCCGTCATATTCTCGGACTGCTGCAATCCGCAGACGACGCGGCTGCGGGGGCCGCCACGCGGCCGCGCGGCCGGCTGCGGATCACCTGCCCCAACGAATTCGGCCGCATCCACGTGATGCCAGTCGTCACCGCCTATCTCGACACCTATCCGCAGGTAAGCGTGGAGATCGTCATGATCGACCGGATCGTGAACATCGTGGAGGAAGGCTTCGACATCGCGGTGCGTATCGGCCCGCTTCAGTCTTCGGGGCTGACCGCTATGCGGATCGGCCAGGTCCGCCGGGTAGTCTGCGCCACGCCCGCCTATCTGGCCGAAAACGGCATACCGCAGACACCGCAGGACCTGCATGATCACCGGGTGATTTCCGCCGGCCAGGTCGGCCCTTTGCCCGACTGGCGCTTCGGCGGCGACCGGCCGGCGACCGTTCGCATTGCTTCCCGTCTCGCCGTCAGCAACATCGCCGCCGGTATTGAAGTCGCCTGCCAGGGCTGGGGCCTGTGCCGCGCCCTCTCCTACCAGGTCGCCCCCCATCTGGAGGCGGGAATTCTTCGAACCGTGCTGGAGGAATACGAACCGGATCCCTTGCCCGTCCACCTCGTCCACGTGGAGGGGCGCCGCGCCGCCGCCAAGGTCCGCAGCTTTCTGGATTACGCGGCGCCACGCCTGCGGGCATTACCGGTCCTGGCTTGA
- a CDS encoding glutathione S-transferase codes for MRLYRNPKSGHCHRVELMMAFLGLPYEAIDLDMANGAHKAPDYLKLNPFGKVPAIDDNGTILWDSNAILVYLVKRYGADTGWLPEDPLKASEVQRWLSIAAGEIAPGPATARLVHVFGAKLDHGAAVARAHALFKVMEPILERSAYLTGETITIADVAGYSYIAHAPEGGVSLEPYPAIRAWLKRIEGQPNFVSMVSSPIPEAA; via the coding sequence ATCAGGCTTTATCGCAATCCGAAATCCGGCCATTGTCATCGTGTCGAACTGATGATGGCGTTCCTGGGCCTGCCTTATGAGGCGATTGATCTCGACATGGCCAACGGCGCACATAAGGCACCCGACTACCTGAAGCTCAATCCTTTCGGCAAGGTTCCGGCGATCGATGACAATGGCACCATCTTGTGGGATTCCAACGCGATCCTGGTCTATCTGGTCAAGCGCTATGGCGCGGATACCGGCTGGCTGCCGGAAGATCCGCTCAAGGCTTCGGAAGTGCAGCGCTGGCTGTCAATTGCCGCCGGTGAAATCGCACCCGGTCCCGCCACCGCACGGCTGGTCCATGTGTTCGGCGCAAAACTGGATCATGGAGCCGCCGTGGCGAGGGCGCACGCGCTGTTCAAGGTGATGGAGCCGATCCTGGAACGCAGCGCCTATCTGACCGGTGAAACGATCACGATCGCGGATGTGGCAGGCTACAGCTACATTGCCCATGCCCCTGAAGGTGGCGTCAGCCTGGAGCCCTATCCGGCAATCCGCGCCTGGCTGAAGCGGATCGAAGGCCAGCCGAATTTCGTGTCGATGGTTTCCTCGCCGATACCGGAAGCAGCGTGA
- a CDS encoding pyridoxamine 5'-phosphate oxidase family protein: MSSPMDQEKTAFHPGEIAVQERAHGSGPGWRRAVSRVFRDTMPDQHRAFFESQSVLFLGVLDRKGRVWATPAFGETGFVRSPDARTLRVNAVPALRHELAFDMDEGAKVGVLGLELHSRRRNRLNGEIVKTGADGFDIAVGQSFGNCPQYIQARVFDWTGGAAEPIEVERMNGLTGKVEALVERADTFFIASRVPELTDDPRDGVDVSHRGGRPGFLGVTGKSMLSFPDFNGNRFFNTLGNIEADGRVGLFVPDFETGEALFVTGQAVIDWSPERAGTFAGARRIVDVTPEEILHARNVFPARGRLLEAWPALETTGIWDEVRAIEP, encoded by the coding sequence GTGAGCAGTCCGATGGATCAGGAAAAGACAGCCTTTCACCCCGGGGAAATCGCGGTTCAGGAGCGCGCCCATGGGAGCGGGCCCGGCTGGAGAAGAGCGGTGTCGCGGGTGTTCCGCGACACCATGCCGGATCAGCACCGGGCGTTTTTTGAAAGCCAGTCGGTCCTGTTCCTGGGAGTGCTCGACAGGAAGGGGCGTGTCTGGGCTACGCCCGCCTTCGGCGAGACAGGATTTGTCCGGAGCCCCGACGCGCGCACTCTTCGTGTCAACGCGGTTCCCGCGTTACGTCACGAACTGGCTTTCGACATGGACGAGGGGGCCAAGGTTGGCGTTCTCGGATTGGAACTGCACAGCCGGCGGCGCAACCGGTTGAATGGCGAGATCGTGAAAACCGGGGCCGACGGCTTCGATATCGCCGTCGGTCAAAGCTTCGGCAATTGCCCGCAATACATTCAGGCACGGGTGTTCGATTGGACGGGCGGGGCCGCGGAACCGATCGAAGTCGAGCGGATGAACGGCCTTACCGGCAAGGTGGAGGCGCTGGTGGAACGGGCCGATACCTTCTTCATCGCCTCGCGGGTGCCGGAGCTGACGGACGATCCCCGGGACGGGGTGGATGTTTCCCACCGGGGCGGGAGGCCCGGGTTCCTGGGTGTGACCGGCAAGAGCATGCTGTCTTTTCCGGATTTCAATGGTAACCGCTTCTTCAACACGCTCGGCAATATCGAAGCGGACGGCCGGGTCGGGTTGTTCGTCCCGGATTTCGAGACCGGCGAGGCTCTGTTCGTTACCGGACAGGCGGTGATCGACTGGTCGCCCGAGCGTGCCGGCACCTTCGCGGGCGCCCGGCGGATTGTCGATGTGACACCGGAGGAGATCCTGCACGCACGGAACGTCTTCCCGGCCAGAGGGCGTCTGTTGGAAGCCTGGCCTGCGCTTGAGACCACAGGAATCTGGGATGAGGTGCGGGCGATTGAGCCGTGA
- a CDS encoding AraC family transcriptional regulator ligand-binding domain-containing protein, producing the protein MAAVKEWARADALRVLRDSTPAELLDWSVLADRHGFDLDELDDPEGSVPITALYAVFEEAAEVSGDDARIFDIFNASDIGAFSLFDYLFTCAPTLREGCHAWQRFMQIRSNAYSVTFVEEEGQGVLEWKLQDRHGPWRQNMFARMAWAARGFEAALDTRTAPIEIELATCAPVSTSDFQRRYGNRIRFDGVRNTLSVEARYLDDKPVRNDNNLYAIIERASLGELNLRARNTSPLSAIAEVIAETMKAGSCTLPAVAATLGMSERSLQRTMENEGVSFRELTAHVRRAAARRYLRETSLPIKEVSYLLGYSEVSTFSRAVRQWFGCPPRALRQNPDTSADEGRPDFLPDLMPVVGDDS; encoded by the coding sequence ATGGCGGCGGTGAAGGAGTGGGCCCGGGCCGATGCTCTGCGCGTGTTGCGAGACAGCACGCCTGCGGAGTTGTTGGACTGGTCAGTCCTTGCCGACCGTCACGGTTTCGATCTCGATGAACTGGACGATCCGGAAGGCAGTGTTCCCATCACCGCGCTCTATGCAGTCTTCGAGGAGGCGGCCGAGGTGTCCGGCGATGATGCCCGGATTTTTGACATCTTCAATGCCTCCGATATCGGCGCGTTTTCCCTGTTCGACTATCTGTTTACCTGCGCTCCGACATTGCGGGAGGGGTGTCACGCCTGGCAGCGGTTCATGCAGATCCGCTCCAATGCTTATTCGGTCACCTTCGTCGAGGAGGAGGGGCAGGGTGTGCTGGAATGGAAACTTCAGGACAGGCACGGCCCCTGGCGGCAGAACATGTTTGCCCGTATGGCATGGGCAGCCCGAGGGTTCGAGGCAGCGCTCGACACCCGGACCGCCCCTATCGAAATCGAACTTGCCACCTGTGCACCGGTCTCCACCTCGGATTTCCAGAGGCGCTACGGCAACCGGATCAGGTTTGACGGGGTGCGAAACACGCTTTCTGTCGAGGCGCGTTACCTAGATGATAAGCCGGTGCGGAACGACAACAATCTCTATGCCATCATAGAGCGGGCCTCGCTCGGCGAATTGAACCTGCGGGCAAGAAACACTTCTCCGCTTTCAGCCATTGCCGAGGTTATCGCCGAGACCATGAAAGCGGGCTCGTGCACTCTGCCCGCGGTTGCCGCTACGCTCGGCATGTCCGAACGGTCCCTGCAGAGGACGATGGAAAACGAGGGGGTTTCCTTCCGGGAACTGACCGCTCATGTCCGACGCGCCGCCGCACGGCGCTACCTCAGGGAAACATCCCTTCCGATCAAGGAAGTCAGCTACCTGCTCGGCTATTCGGAAGTCAGTACTTTCTCGCGCGCGGTTCGCCAGTGGTTCGGCTGCCCGCCCAGGGCGCTTCGTCAGAACCCGGACACGTCCGCCGATGAAGGTCGTCCGGACTTTCTTCCCGATTTGATGCCAGTGGTTGGCGACGACAGCTAA